The following are from one region of the Trichoderma breve strain T069 chromosome 5, whole genome shotgun sequence genome:
- a CDS encoding short chain dehydrogenase domain-containing protein yields the protein MASFATAHVSPYDALTKAVAANPLTGKSFLITGAGRGVGEHITREIAAAGAQRIGLVGRSLERINEAKNRFEEAFPNTVFETFAADITDEEKIGLIIKTFGVPDVLINNAGHFPDEGPFIKENLKSWWTGFEINILGTATVTQQFLRAKPKGKSAIVLNVSTLATHMRFPMQRWSGYTGSKLGQARIFEHIRFEHPEVRFINCHPGSIKSDGFAKSGALEPPTGMTDGKVAGQFFAWLASDEAEFLSGRFVWAEWDVDEFKAKKDQILKEDLLLTTIDGFVQGW from the coding sequence ATGGCCTCTTTCGCTACAGCCCACGTCAGCCCCTATGATGCCCTTACCAAGGCAGTAGCAGCCAATCCACTTACTGGCAAATCTTTCCTCATCACAGGCGCAGGTCGAGGCGTAGGCGAACACATTACGCGGGAAATTGCGGCAGCGGGCGCACAGCGCATCGGACTTGTTGGTCGTAGCCTTGAGCGTATCAATGAGGCTAAGAATCGCTTTGAGGAGGCTTTTCCGAATACTGTGTTCGAGACCTTTGCGGCCGATATTACCGACGAAGAAAAGATTGGGCTTATTATTAAGACATTTGGTGTTCCCGATGTCTTGATTAATAACGCTGGCCATTTCCCAGATGAAGGACCCTTTATCAAAGAAAACTTGAAGAGTTGGTGGACCGGCTTTGAGATTAATATCCTAGGCACGGCTACTGTCACACAGCAATTCCTCAGAGCCAAGCCCAAAGGCAAAAGTGCTATTGTCCTCAACGTCTCTACTCTTGCCACTCACATGCGTTTCCCAATGCAACGATGGTCAGGCTATACGGGAAGCAAGCTGGGCCAAGCACGAATCTTCGAACACATCCGCTTTGAACACCCAGAGGTCCGATTCATCAATTGCCACCCCGGTAGCATCAAATCCGACGGCTTCGCCAAGTCTGGTGCTCTGGAGCCGCCTACTGGCATGACGGATGGCAAGGTTGCAGGCCAGTTCTttgcttggcttgcttcTGACGAGGCGGAGTTTTTGAGTGGGAGGTTTGTCTGGGCTGAGTGGGATGTCGATGAATTTAAGGCGAAGAAGGACCAGATTCTGAAGGAAGATCTCCTGCTTACGACGATTGACGGCTTTGTTCAGGGATGGTGA
- a CDS encoding major facilitator superfamily domain-containing protein, giving the protein MDPPKQAAPVISDGNTTDDTERQGPLETEKTVDTSPPLNQSISSWKWYSICVGLYLTAVLYGLDTSIAADVQGPVLESLGEIEKLSWVGIGFPMGSVATILLLGSLYGSFEIKWLYLASIILFEVGSAVCGAAPSMNAMIVGRVVAGVGGAGMYLGCLHYIAVFTSLKERALYNALVGLCWGTGCILGPVVGGAFASSGATWRWSFYINLVLAAATAPIYILWFPRHNPQPATPAKAKLAAVDWVGAVLNASTFTLFMVVLAYAGTAWDWSSGGSIGLWVAFGVSLVSYAVQQAFCIFTTEQNRLFPVQFLKRRTMLLLYFTTASASASLFVTVYYVPLFFQFTKNDSAIKAAVRLLPFITLNVSFTMVSGALLPVFGYYMPWYIPSGALMLIGGALMFVVKPTTSVGAIYGYEILIAVGSGLAAQLAYAIAPAKAKAHETSAAIGFINVAQLGSIAIALAISGSIYQNLGLRFLRDALREFDYSQADLKSALAGAKSVILTHSDAHVRELAIGAIVKTISSLYGLVIAAAALTLVSAVLMRREKLQLEVAAG; this is encoded by the exons ATGGATCCGCCCAAGCAAGCGGCCCCAGTCATATCAGATGGCAACACAACCGACGACACGGAAAGACAAGGGCCACTTGAAACTGAAAAGACAGTCGACACTTCGCCGCCCCTGAATCAGTCCATTTCGTCCTGGAAATGGTATTCCATCTGCGTGGGGTTGTACCTCACCGCCGTTCTATATG GCCTAGACACTTCCATAGCAGCAGACGTTCAAGGCCCCGTTCTAGAGTCTCTAGGAGAAATCGAGAAGCTGTCCTGGGTCGGCATTGGTTTTCCAATGGGCTCTGTCGCCACCATCCTTTTACTAGGCTCTCTCTATGGTTCCTTTGAAATCAAATGGCTTTATCTCGCGAGCATCATCCTGTTTGAAGTCGGAAGCGCGGTATGCGGAGCTGCACCGTCGATGAATGCCATGATTGTCGGTAGAGTCGTGGCAGGAGTTGGAGGAGCCGGAATGTATCTTGG CTGCCTCCACTACATAGCCGTCTTCACCAGCCTCAAAGAACGAGCCCTTTACAACGCCCTCGTCGGCCTATGCTGGGGAACAGGCTGCATCCTCGGCCCCGTCGTCGGCGGCGCATTCGCCAGCAGCGGCGCCACCTGGCGATGGTCCTTCTACATCAACCTCGTCCTGGCCGCAGCCACCGCGCCCATCTACATCCTCTGGTTCCCTCGCCACAATCCTCAGCCTGCAACTCCCGCAAAGGCGAAGCTCGCGGCCGTTGACTGGGTTGGAGCCGTGTTGAACGCATCTACTTTTACGCTCTTCATGGTTGTTCTGGCGTATGCTGGCACCGCCTGGGATTGGAGTTCCGGGGGTTCAATCGGTCTTTGGGTTGCTTTTGGCGTTTCTCTCGTCAGTTATGCCGTCCAGCAGGCGTTTTGCATCTTCACGACCGAGCAGAACCGGCTGTTCCCCGTCCAGTTCCTCAAACGACGTACGATGCTTCTCCTCTACTTTACGACTGCGAGTGCCTCTGCAAGTCTCTTCGTGACGGTCTACTACGTGCCCCTGTTCTTCCAATTCACCAAGAACGACTCAGCAATCAAGGCCGCCGTACGCTTGCTCCCCTTTATAACGCTCAACGTCAGCTTCACCATGGTCTCAGGCGCCTTGCTGCCCGTGTTTGGCTATTACATGCCGTGGTACATACCCTCAGGAGCCCTCATGCTAATCGGCGGCGCACTCATGTTCGTCGTGAAACCCACCACCAGCGTCGGTGCGATATACGGATACGAGATTCTCATTGCAGTCGGCTCCGGTCTCGCGGCGCAGCTTGCCTATGCAATCGCCCCCGCCAAAGCAAAGGCGCACGAAACTTCCGCCGCCATTGGATTCATCAATGTAGCCCAGCTGGGCTCCATCGCCATTGCGTTGGCAATCTCAGGTTCCATCTATCAAAACCTCGGATTGAGATTCCTTCGGGACGCCTTGCGCGAGTTTGACTACAGCCAGGCGGACCTCAAGTCGGCACTTGCTGGCGCCAAGTCTGTTATATTGACGCACAGCGATGCACATGTCAGGGAGCTGGCCATTGGTGCGATTGTCAAAACCATCAGTTCGCTCTATGGTCTCGTCATTGCTGCAGCGGCTTTGACTCTGGTCAGCGCCGTGTTGATGAGACGCGAGAAGCTACAGTTGGAGGTTGCAGCAGGCTAG
- a CDS encoding putative adhesin domain-containing protein, with translation MPAPYSDNLYSGDDNPWSDDQNDADALSPADGYFHASSSGLEEAATSSPSPPVRQQRQSANVPFVPNVMVEDPTLNEDRAAAKAKEAEEERLINSASAGRSTPLTDSQPHHQTVPFAQGQAGFYSPSHPSQSSPVAPYPRLDTHYQSTPASASSSSPSSSGHHHRRSIDEEISSFQPTSPASQAPRQYTVRRPSDAPPAYSPSASSPLSSGYQTFAPPQAGAETMGVPEENQTLLPRQPESMGGASNGAREPLWRRIRNSTNSSTTRKRIRTILGVLVIISIIVALFGSTINISSPKKPGIIDESPVKAPPTNNPPPMSWPPRNSRNCLGEPHKSAKINEVISFGNNKKLSIVQTLEKDNGNHRGVTPNVYGEVILQPVDPSSTGDIQLEITTNYQGLHVDVEFNKRDQRFEVVIPRWVTWSSPSSWQPCIQVRITVSIPREAALESILVDAIHLDVAVRDGLVLSSATDAQIKTVAGDVTTGRVSGDVAPYTLASRSIIVETVSGDVTGWFPLYDLLKVHTVSGDIKTDITPKPSSDKKPEQAVLNIDSVSGDIKLTEPLGYDSDKKREERFPPRDYAVSVSSASGEIKADLAFTSTAKFETVSGDQKLRLQPIFGSSSSPPSISTDTKSGQTTLTVFEPLWKHSSASIGGHSDPLEPPARDDDEPKNDEPWIIIHPDERLTKLPPPPYMDVKPSMAAAAANGGGDEEPHGLTDLKSHHASVSGDFRLNYPASWEGKFSMTTFSGSQDIRGKDIKYTRAGGIIKRIDGTKGDGRSSLTVDSMSGREELVIGNV, from the exons ATGCCGGCCCCGTACTCCGATAACCTTTACTCGGGCGATGATAATCCCTGGAGTGACGACCAGAACGATGCGGATGCGCTGTCGCCCGCTGACGGCTACTTCCACGCGTCGTCGTCCGGTCTAGAAGAGGCCGCAACGTCATCGCCGTCCCCTCCCGTTcggcagcagcgccaatcAGCAAACGTGCCTTTTGTGCCCAATGTCATGGTGGAGGACCCGACTCTGAACGAGGACCGAGCTGCTGCAAAGGCGaaagaggctgaggaggagaggctgatAAATAGTGCCTCTGCTGGCCGGTCGACCCCTTTGACTGATAGCCAGCCTCATCACCAGACCGTGCCGTTTGCTCAGGGCCAAGCTGGCTTCTACAGCCCTTCCCATCCTTCTCAATCCTCCCCAGTTGCGCCGTATCCCCGGCTTGATACCCATTATCAGTCGACGCCGGCTTcagcgtcgtcgtcatccccctcctcttctggccatcatcacagaCGTAGCATTGACGAGGAGATATCGTCCTTTCAGCCTACAAGTCCTGCAAGCCAGGCACCCAGACAGTATACGGTTCGTCGGCCATCTGACGCACCTCCCGCATACTCCCCTTCCGCTTCCTCGCCGCTGTCCTCCGGTTATCAGACCTTTGCCCCCCCACAAGCCGGTGCCGAAACTATGGGTGTGCCTGAAGAGAATCAGACCTTACTCCCACGTCAGCCCGAGTCTATGGGCGGAGCATCAAACGGAGCTCGAGAGCCACTGTGGCGAAGGATTAGGAACTCGACCAACTCTTCTActacgaggaagaggattcGAACCATCCTTGgtgtcctcgtcatcatttcTATTATAGTTGCCCTCTTCGGCAGCACCATTAACATTAGTAGCCCCAAG AAGCCTGGCATCATTGACGAGTCACCTGTAAAAGCCCCTCCGACCAACAACCCTCCCCCAATGTCGTGGCCTCCTAGGAACAGCAGAAACTGCTTGGGTGAGCCGCACAAGTCGGCGAAAATAAACGAGGTCATCAGCTTtggcaacaacaagaagctcAGCATTGTTCAGACGCTTGAGAAAGACAATGGAAACCACCGAGGAGTCACGCCAAATGTATACGGCGAAGTCATCTTGCAGCCTGTCGACCCCTCTTCTACTGGCGACATTCAGCTTGAAATCACGACCAACTACCAGGGCCTTCACGTCGATGTTGAGTTCAACAAGCGGGACCAACGATTTGAAGTCGTTATTCCCCGCTGGGTCACCTGGAGCAGTCCCAGCTCCTGGCAGCCGTGCATCCAAGTTCGAATTACCGTCTCCATTCCCCGTGAAGCAGCACTCGAATCGATCCTCGTTGATGCTATTCACCTGGATGTCGCTGTTAGAGATGGTCTGGTTCTGAGCTCTGCCACTGATGCCCAGATCAAAACCGTCGCAGGAGATGTTACTACGGGTCGTGTGTCGGGGGATGTGGCGCCGTACACTCTCGCCTCACGAAGTATCATCGTCGAGACTGTTAGTGGCGATGTTACAGGCTGGTTTCCTCTATACGACCTTCTCAAGGTTCACACAGTTTCCGGTGATATCAAGACTGACATCACCCCGAAGCCCTCGTCTGATAAGAAGCCTGAACAAGCTGTGCTCAACATCGACTCTGTTTCCGGAGACATCAAGTTGACTGAGCCCCTGGGTTATGACAGTGATAAAAAACGCGAGGAAAGGTTCCCACCGCGAGATTACGCCGTCAGCGTGTCGTCCGCCTCTGGTGAGATTAAGGCCGACTTGGCTTTTACGTCAACCGCTAAATTCGAGACGGTGTCTGGCGACCAAAAACTGAGGCTACAACCAATCTTTGGTTCTAGCTCTTCACCACCCTCCATTTCGACCGACACAAAGAGTGGTCAAACTACTTTGACAGTTTTTGAGCCACTGTGGAAGCACTCTTCCGCCAGCATTGGCGGCCACTCGGATCCACTGGAGCCTCCTGCCCgcgacgatgatgaaccGAAGAACGACGAGCCTTGGATCATCATTCACCCTGACGAGCGGCTAACCAAGCTTCCCCCGCCACCTTACATGGATGTTAAGCCGagcatggctgctgctgctgccaacggtGGAGGTGATGAGGAACCGCACGGACTAACCGACCTCAAGTCTCACCATGCTTCCGTCAGTGGAGACTTTAGACTCAACTATCCCGCTTCGTGGGAAGGAAAGTTTTCCATGACTACCTTCTCGGGCTCACAGGACATTCGAGGCAAGGATATCAAGTATACGCGGGCGGGAGGCATCATCAAACGTATCGATGGAACCAAGGGCGATGGCAGGTCGAGTCTAACTGTCGACTCCATGTCTGGCCGCGAGGAGTTGGTAATCGGGAATGTTTAA
- a CDS encoding mitochondrial carrier protein domain-containing protein has protein sequence MTARPATEVEKGLREPQNKNQNPNHDRVEALWAQLGPCANGELDLKGLQKGFRKIDHPLKNADAMLKRIMKEVDTNGDGKIQYEEFRVFVQKAESQLYDLFRSIDRDGNGKLDKTELQAAFKAAGLTVSNRRLHDFFSDMDMNNDGYVSFDEWRNFLLFMPGNQDASHLQAVLSFYYSVVNVTPEGDSLVSGETLEGLGYFLAGAIAGGVSRTATAPLDRLKVYLLVNTNSGAETAVTALKQGRLVDALRNAARPFSDAVKDLYRSGGLRSFFAGNGLNVVKIMPETAIKFGSYEATKRALANFEGHGDAKNINSYSKFVAGGLAGMVAQFCVYPLDTLKFRLQCETVKDGLKGSALVRQTAMKMYADGGLRACYRGVTMGLIGMFPYSAIDMGMFEFLKNTYRIRYAKYACCHEDDAEPGNIATGIIGATSGAFGASVVYPLNVVRTRLQTQGTVMHPQTYTGIWDVTQKTIQHEGVRGLYKGLTPNLLKVAPALSITWVVYENAKRILALH, from the exons ATGACAGCCAGGCCAGCTACCGAGGTGGAGAAGGGGCTTCGTGAGCCGCAAAACAAGAACCAGAACCCAAACCATGATCGTGTTGAAGCTCTCTGGGCACAGCTGGGGCCCTGTGCCAATGGAGAGTTGGACCTGAAGGGCCTGCAGAAGGGCTTTCGGAAGATAGATCATC CGCTCAAGAATGCGGATgccatgttgaagaggaTCATGAAGGAGGTTGACACCAACGGCGATGGAAAGATTCAATATGAAG AGTTTCGAGTTTTTGTGCAAAAGGCGGAGAGCCAACTCTACGACTTGTTCAGATCCATCGATCgcgacggcaacggcaaGCTGGACAAGACAGAGCTCCAGGCGGCATTCAAGGCTGCGGGGTTGACTGTATCAAACCGCAGGCTGCACGACTTCTTCAGCGACATGGACATGAACAACGACGGATACGTCAGTTTTGACGAATGGCG gaactttttgcttttcatgCCTGGGAACCAGGATGCGTCCCATTTGCAGGCCGTGCTGTCCTTTTATTACTCGGTGGTTAATGTCACGCCGGAGGGAGACTCCCTTGTGAGTGGGGAAACACTGGAAGGCTTAG GTTACTTCCTTGCGGGTGCCATCGCCGGTGGAGTGTCGCGGACGGCCACGGCCCCTCTCGACCGATTGAAGGTCTACTTGCTCGTCAACACCAACAGCGGTGCCGAGACGGCGGTAACAGCGCTGAAGCAAGGCCGTCTCGTTGATGCGCTTAGAAATGCGGCGAGGCCCTTTAGCGATGCTGTGAAGGACTTGTATCGATCGGGCGGATTGCGCAGCTTTTTTGCTG GCAACGGGTTGAATGTTGTGAAAATCATGCCAGAGACGGCCATCAAATTCGGATCGTACGAAGCGACCAAGCGTGCCCTGGCTAATTTCGAGGGCCATGGGGATGCCAAGAACATAAATTCGTACTCAAAATTTGTTGCTGGCGGTCTGGCTGGAATGGTTGCTCA ATTCTGCGTCTATCCCCTTGACACCCTCAAATTTCGACTTCAGTGCGAGACGGTCAAGGACGGCCTTAAGGGGAGCGCCCTCGTTCGACAGACGGCCATGAAAATGTATGCTGATGGCGGTCTGCGAGCCTGCTACCGAGGTGTCACCATGGGATTGATTGGCATGTTCCCATATAGTGCCATCGACATGGGCATGTTTGAGTTCCTCAAGAATACTTACCGCATCCGTTACGCAAAATATGCGTGCTGCCACGAAGATGACGCCGAGCCTGGCAACATTGCAACGGGCATCATCGGCGCCACATCCGGAGCCTTTGGAGCGTCAGTTGTTTACCCATTGAACGTGGTTCGCACACGATTACAAACACAAGGCACCGTGATGCACCCTCAAACCTACACGGGAATCTGGGACGTCACACAGAAGACGATCCAGCACGAAGGAGTCCGAGGTCTTTACAAGGGCCTGACGCCAAATCTGCTCAAAGTTGCCCCTGCGTTGAGCATAACGTGGGTGGTGTACGAAAACGCAAAACGCATTCTCGCATTGCACTGA
- a CDS encoding alpha/beta hydrolase fold domain-containing protein, translated as MVPYGLRLRSDQLTRRGSAVLAAAACLSLYMLIRPSLSPRTKSPKTDIVRVKDRSGTDPEDPEKAAPYPPELFPGGKDVQSVYGTIRVFEWGPEEGEKVLLVHGIGTPCIAMGGIAWELVRKGYRVMVFDLFGRGYSDGPSNTPYDECLYTTQILLVLASSSLSWTGASSFHLLGYSLGGALAAAFAAYHSHMLRSLTVVCPGGLVRESHLSWKSRLLYSHGVLPEWLLRSWVRARIAPQHGQSADVPDGDEAAEVNFDDVTMAVGRNSSVRVGDVVGWQLDANPAFVDSYMSTIRYAPIYGQHDKMWAVLGEQLAANRELGQGLQRVCVILGDKDTLVIKDEWIEDTKAVLGEEGVEVCVISGGHEIAISKGKEVADVAMSSWKSSRHSSSKSSKSSNSGSGSGTRSKKIRHRN; from the exons ATGGTTCCGTACGGACTCCGGCTCCGCTCGGACCAGCTTACAAGGAGGGGCTCTGCTGtcctggcggcggcggcatgtcTGTCGCTCTACATGCTCATCAGGCCATCGCTGTCGCCTCGGACCAAATCGCCAAAGACGGATATCGTGCGCGTGAAAGACCGTTCGGGAACCGATCCGGAGGACCCCGAGAAGGCGGCGCCGTATCCTCCGGAGCTGTTCCCGGGCGGCAAGGACGTTCAGAGTGTATATGGCACCATCAGGGTGTTTGAGTGGGGGCCTGAGGAGGGCGAAAAGGTGCTTCTGGTGCATGGCATCGGCACGCCGTGCATTGCCATGGGCGGGATTGCCTGGGAGCTTGTGCGGAAGGGGTACAGGGTGATGGTCTTTG ATCTGTTTGGGAGAGGCTACTCCGATGGCCCTTCCAATACGCCGTACGATGAGTGTCTCTATACCACTCAGATTCTTCTCGTCTTAGCATCTTCGTCTCTATCCTGGACTGGTGCCTCTTCCTTCCACCTCCTGGGCTACTCGTTGGGGGGTGCTCTGGCCGCAGCCTTTGCGGCATACCACTCGCACATGCTGCGCTCCCTCACCGTGGTCTGCCCAGGAGGCCTCGTGCGCGAGTCCCACCTCAGCTGGAAGAGCCGCCTCCTGTACTCCCACGGCGTGCTGCCTGAGTGGCTGCTTCGGAGCTGGGTGCGGGCACGCATCGCGCCGCAGCACGGGCAGAGCGCAGACGTTCCCGATGGAGACGAAGCAGCAGAGGTCAACTTTGACGATGTGACCATGGCCGTTGGGAGGAACAGCTCCGTCAGAGTTGGGGACGTTGTGGGTTGGCAGCTGGATGCTAACCCGGCCTTTGTCGACTCGTACATGAGTACGATTCGGTATGCGCCTATTTATGGGCAGCATGATAAGATGTGGGCTGTCTTGGGGGAGCAACTCGCTGCTAATCGGGAGCTTGGTCAAGGGCTGCAGAGAGTGTGCGTCATCTTGGGGGATAAAGATACGTTGGTTATCAAGGACGAGTGGATTGAAGACACCAAGGCCGTTTTGGGAGAAGAGGGCGTAGAGGTTTGTGTGATTTCTGGGGGCCACGAAATTGCCATttcaaaaggcaaagaggtAGCTGATGTTGCCATGTCGTCGTGGAAGAGCAGTCGACATAGTAGTAGCAAGTCatccaagagcagcaacagcggcaGCGGTAGCGGAACTCGATCCAAAAAAATTAGACATAGAAATtag